A single window of Fervidicoccus fontis Kam940 DNA harbors:
- a CDS encoding DUF981 family protein → MAITYTDPLTAQLFGITGSTILVAYAMLRMAMGQDIKTVLKGLYAPLLAMGVYVFFSGLYGYFIWPLPGSYDILFYDMYAVLGVGLIAIALCIKHDTKLEYIGFLALIYGVITIFYGYSGYSLGMTKEPAGMFALYALVGLSSIVFYFVSFGIDSGKVNKPLLYIEALLLILGGLAAAYIAGSAVPSHLKMFGQYVPFI, encoded by the coding sequence ATGGCGATAACATATACAGACCCACTAACTGCTCAGTTGTTTGGAATAACAGGATCAACGATTCTTGTAGCATATGCTATGTTAAGGATGGCAATGGGCCAAGATATAAAGACAGTATTGAAAGGATTGTATGCTCCACTACTTGCAATGGGAGTGTATGTCTTTTTTAGCGGACTATATGGATACTTCATATGGCCGTTGCCAGGAAGCTATGACATACTATTTTATGATATGTATGCAGTGCTTGGCGTAGGATTAATTGCAATAGCATTGTGCATTAAGCATGACACGAAACTGGAATACATCGGTTTTCTCGCTTTGATATATGGCGTCATAACTATATTCTACGGATATTCCGGATATAGCTTAGGAATGACGAAAGAGCCAGCAGGAATGTTCGCCCTCTATGCTCTAGTAGGATTATCATCAATAGTGTTCTATTTCGTTTCTTTTGGCATCGATTCTGGAAAAGTCAACAAGCCTTTGCTATATATAGAAGCTTTGCTTTTAATACTCGGAGGACTAGCGGCAGCATACATAGCTGGAAGTGCAGTGCCTTCCCATCTCAAAATGTTCGGTCAGTACGTGCCTTTCATCTAA
- a CDS encoding aminotransferase class V-fold PLP-dependent enzyme has protein sequence MGLDVEQIREDFPILKQEVRGKQIVYFDNAATSQRPIQVINAIKKYNEELNSNVHRGHHYLSKKSTELYEEAHEIVAKHINADSWQEIIFSLNTSYAVNLMAYPLVMRGLKEGRDKIVITEMEHHSNMLPWRNAAKIFGARVEYARVDKDGYIDVKRLINKLDEKTSVLAITHASNVTGIINPIENISKEAKKYGITVFADVAQSIPHLSIDVKKLGADFIVFSGHKMLGPLGIGVLYGKLEMLREIDPFIVGGGTIKDVTLESVMYDEPPYKFEAGTPNVSAAVGLMEAVKYLEKVGKDNIIQHERMLLMKARKGLSEVEKIKLYPKDLKSESTGTLAFNIDGANPHIVGSVLNDFYAIAVRTGLHCAHPYHYAIGANEGTIRASFYLYNTESEIEYFIRSMSEIVKKYF, from the coding sequence TTGGGATTAGATGTAGAGCAAATTAGGGAGGACTTTCCAATTTTAAAGCAAGAAGTGAGGGGAAAACAGATAGTTTATTTTGATAACGCGGCTACATCACAGAGACCTATTCAAGTTATAAATGCCATAAAAAAATATAACGAAGAATTAAACTCAAATGTTCATAGAGGGCATCATTATTTGAGTAAAAAATCAACTGAGCTCTATGAAGAAGCTCATGAGATAGTAGCAAAGCACATTAATGCAGATTCATGGCAAGAAATAATTTTCTCTTTAAATACTTCTTATGCTGTTAACCTAATGGCATATCCTTTAGTGATGAGAGGGTTAAAAGAAGGTAGAGATAAGATAGTGATCACTGAAATGGAGCATCATAGCAATATGCTACCATGGAGAAATGCAGCAAAGATATTTGGGGCAAGAGTAGAATATGCGAGAGTTGACAAAGATGGTTACATTGACGTTAAAAGGTTAATTAATAAGCTAGATGAAAAGACATCTGTACTCGCTATAACTCATGCAAGCAACGTCACAGGGATAATAAATCCAATAGAAAATATTAGTAAAGAAGCGAAAAAGTACGGAATAACCGTTTTCGCTGACGTTGCTCAAAGTATTCCTCATTTAAGTATTGACGTCAAAAAGCTTGGAGCGGATTTCATCGTGTTTAGCGGACACAAGATGCTGGGCCCACTTGGAATTGGAGTATTATATGGAAAATTAGAGATGCTTAGAGAAATTGATCCATTTATAGTTGGGGGAGGGACTATAAAGGACGTGACTTTGGAGAGCGTAATGTACGACGAGCCTCCATATAAATTTGAAGCTGGTACTCCAAACGTATCTGCGGCTGTAGGATTAATGGAGGCTGTCAAATATCTTGAAAAGGTCGGAAAAGATAACATTATTCAGCATGAAAGAATGTTGCTAATGAAGGCTAGAAAAGGCTTAAGCGAAGTTGAAAAAATTAAATTATATCCGAAAGATCTCAAGAGCGAGTCGACTGGAACTTTGGCTTTTAATATAGATGGTGCAAACCCACATATAGTAGGGAGTGTACTCAATGATTTTTATGCTATTGCAGTAAGAACAGGGCTTCACTGTGCTCACCCGTACCACTATGCAATAGGAGCGAATGAAGGAACTATTAGGGCGAGTTTTTATTTATATAACACTGAAAGTGAGATAGAGTATTTTATAAGGTCAATGAGTGAAATAGTAAAAAAATATTTTTAA
- a CDS encoding tyrosine--tRNA ligase, whose protein sequence is MDVEEKIKLITRNTEEVVTVEELRDLLIRGEKLEGYLGYEPSGLFHIGWMVWAYKAKDLVEAGVNLRLLEATWHAWVNDKFNGNMQVIKDDAKYIRHSLKAIGIPVEKIKFIDAEDLVSDKDYWALLLKVAKNTTLARAKRTLTIMGRKEEEAELDSSKIIYPFMQATDIYYMGLNIALGGIDQRKVHMLVRELAEKVGAKKIVAIHTPLLTGLQGSGRAGGGSSKDEIMSEVKMSKSKPESTIIIHDSPEDIREKIMNAYCPKQVVEFNPIIEINKYLLFSQDNFSLYVERPSEYGGPIEIYSYDELERMYLKGEIHPLDLKKATADALIKKLEPARKYFEDNKEAKELALKIASELKIEINL, encoded by the coding sequence ATGGACGTAGAAGAGAAGATTAAGCTAATAACAAGAAATACAGAGGAAGTTGTAACCGTAGAAGAGCTCAGAGATCTTTTAATAAGAGGGGAAAAGCTCGAAGGTTATCTTGGGTATGAGCCAAGCGGGTTATTTCATATAGGTTGGATGGTTTGGGCATATAAGGCTAAGGATCTAGTTGAAGCTGGAGTTAATTTAAGGCTACTTGAAGCTACTTGGCATGCATGGGTTAATGATAAATTCAACGGAAACATGCAAGTGATAAAGGATGATGCGAAATATATAAGACATAGCTTGAAAGCGATTGGTATTCCTGTAGAAAAAATAAAATTTATAGATGCAGAGGATCTAGTTAGTGATAAAGATTATTGGGCACTCCTATTGAAAGTTGCGAAGAATACTACATTAGCTAGAGCTAAGAGAACTTTAACTATAATGGGAAGAAAAGAAGAGGAAGCCGAACTTGATTCAAGTAAAATAATATATCCTTTTATGCAGGCAACAGATATCTACTATATGGGGCTAAACATCGCTCTGGGGGGCATTGATCAAAGAAAAGTCCATATGCTCGTAAGAGAGTTGGCGGAAAAGGTCGGGGCAAAGAAGATAGTAGCAATACACACTCCACTACTCACTGGTCTTCAAGGATCAGGAAGGGCAGGTGGAGGATCGAGCAAAGATGAAATAATGTCCGAAGTAAAAATGAGCAAGTCAAAGCCAGAATCTACCATAATAATTCACGACAGTCCAGAAGATATAAGGGAAAAAATAATGAACGCGTACTGTCCGAAGCAAGTGGTAGAATTTAATCCTATAATCGAGATCAACAAATATTTGCTATTTTCTCAGGATAACTTCTCACTTTATGTCGAACGGCCTAGCGAATATGGCGGTCCTATTGAAATATATAGTTACGACGAATTAGAAAGAATGTACCTGAAAGGCGAAATACATCCTCTCGATTTAAAAAAAGCAACAGCAGATGCTTTAATAAAGAAACTAGAGCCAGCTAGAAAATATTTTGAAGATAATAAAGAAGCGAAAGAGCTCGCATTAAAAATTGCTTCTGAGCTAAAAATTGAGATAAATTTATAA
- the dnaG gene encoding DNA primase DnaG, producing MKYLIKAKIEIDGVVDKNDVIGALFGQTEGLLSPDLDLRELQDKGRIGRIAVDLKPQNGKIKGEIKIPSNLDKAETALIAALIETVDKVGPYNAKVQVTRIVDLRIEKLKKAVERAKELLKTWQSAEAPDVKDLLKEIQSSLKPAEIIEYGPEKLPAGSEIEKSDTLIIVEGRADVLNLLRYGYNNAIALEGAKGTIPESVKQLASKKQKVIAFTDGDHAGELILRTLLNNVKIDLVAKTPQGKEVEDLTGKEIEMALQNAVPPQQFLSELEKREEKEEVTQKELEKKEEKLAPQITVTEEQQKPSMPLSIEIPENVMKDMNELKGTLEAILYDDNWNVVARVPVRDLYDTLSKLEANKVKTVVFDGIITQRLIDIASQKNVSYLIGARIGNVLKRDEKVVLLSMYDLLS from the coding sequence ATGAAATATCTGATAAAAGCAAAAATCGAAATTGATGGTGTAGTTGATAAAAACGATGTAATAGGGGCTCTCTTCGGGCAAACCGAGGGTCTTTTATCGCCAGACCTCGATCTAAGGGAGCTTCAGGATAAAGGAAGGATTGGAAGAATAGCTGTAGATTTAAAACCTCAGAATGGAAAGATAAAAGGAGAAATAAAGATTCCCTCAAATCTGGATAAGGCTGAGACAGCTCTTATTGCAGCTCTTATCGAAACAGTTGATAAGGTAGGACCATATAACGCTAAAGTACAGGTAACTAGAATAGTTGACCTTAGAATTGAAAAATTGAAGAAGGCCGTTGAGAGGGCAAAAGAACTACTGAAAACTTGGCAGAGTGCTGAAGCACCAGACGTAAAAGATCTTTTGAAAGAGATACAATCTTCTCTGAAGCCTGCCGAAATAATCGAATATGGTCCTGAAAAGCTTCCAGCAGGAAGTGAAATAGAAAAAAGCGATACTCTCATTATTGTTGAAGGAAGGGCTGATGTCTTAAATCTGCTTAGATATGGATACAATAATGCAATAGCTTTAGAAGGAGCAAAAGGAACAATACCTGAAAGCGTTAAGCAATTAGCAAGCAAAAAGCAGAAGGTAATAGCTTTTACCGACGGAGATCACGCAGGAGAGCTGATATTGAGGACTTTATTAAATAACGTGAAGATAGATTTAGTTGCAAAAACTCCTCAAGGGAAAGAAGTTGAAGACCTTACAGGAAAAGAAATAGAAATGGCCCTCCAAAACGCGGTACCTCCACAGCAGTTCCTTTCTGAGCTAGAGAAGAGGGAAGAAAAGGAAGAAGTGACACAGAAGGAGCTGGAGAAGAAAGAAGAAAAGTTAGCGCCTCAAATAACAGTTACAGAAGAGCAACAAAAACCTTCAATGCCTCTATCTATTGAAATACCTGAAAATGTAATGAAAGATATGAATGAACTCAAGGGAACGCTCGAGGCCATCCTTTATGATGATAACTGGAATGTAGTTGCAAGAGTGCCTGTAAGGGATCTCTATGATACTTTATCTAAGCTTGAAGCTAATAAGGTTAAAACTGTTGTATTTGACGGGATCATAACTCAGAGACTTATTGATATAGCATCTCAGAAGAATGTAAGCTATTTAATTGGTGCAAGGATAGGAAACGTCTTGAAGAGAGATGAAAAAGTAGTATTACTTTCAATGTATGATTTATTGAGCTAG
- the tmk gene encoding dTMP kinase, with protein MIDKYSSEDAIILRPGTKIFLKRILSYNLDMSKILEEPKFSFLKSDEKKGRYVAIEGIDGSGKTTIAEKVCNLLMQGGKRCILVREPWTLEIKKLLENNPKIDPVVEAFLFATDRMILNYNVISNALKEDTYVISDRCYLSSLVYQYIRGAEESIIFALNSLIIKPDAIFLLDVSVETGLKRLMEKKKRELTHLEGFEFLKKVKERYLEISNTLKDQKIFKIDGEAKPEEISEAIFNKIIAL; from the coding sequence ATGATCGATAAATATTCCAGCGAAGATGCCATTATCCTAAGACCTGGAACAAAAATCTTTCTTAAAAGAATTCTTTCCTACAACCTGGATATGAGTAAAATTCTAGAAGAGCCTAAATTCTCTTTTTTAAAAAGCGATGAAAAAAAAGGAAGGTATGTTGCCATTGAAGGGATAGATGGATCAGGGAAAACTACAATAGCCGAAAAAGTTTGCAACCTTCTGATGCAAGGAGGAAAAAGATGTATTTTGGTTAGAGAGCCATGGACACTGGAAATAAAAAAGCTATTAGAAAACAATCCAAAAATTGATCCTGTTGTAGAAGCCTTTCTTTTTGCGACAGATAGGATGATTCTAAACTATAATGTAATAAGTAACGCTTTAAAAGAAGATACATATGTAATATCTGACAGGTGCTACTTATCTAGTCTAGTTTATCAGTATATCAGAGGTGCAGAGGAAAGCATAATTTTTGCTTTAAATTCGCTTATAATTAAACCGGATGCGATCTTTCTGCTTGATGTTTCGGTTGAGACTGGCTTGAAAAGATTAATGGAAAAGAAGAAAAGGGAGCTGACGCACTTAGAAGGTTTTGAATTTTTGAAAAAAGTAAAAGAAAGGTATTTGGAGATTTCGAATACTTTAAAGGATCAGAAAATATTTAAAATAGATGGAGAAGCAAAGCCAGAAGAAATTTCAGAAGCAATTTTCAATAAAATTATAGCGCTTTAA
- a CDS encoding glycosyltransferase family 39 protein, with protein MNIIKKITDARGLKLFIIGIIICLVLSGYKFENEYNIAKSQNWYVSDEIWYVPSSVLILKDIFHLNATYEVNNLTGLNLFFSSYQGMLTCENFVLQNGGEILKGDYIKNTAIAVAVPNNLVKSLGQCKDLTDIIPGFPLPDTSNVNTYINPEHPPLGKYIIALAIYLLGDKPICWRLPGIIEGAAIVIIAALAGWRLAGIFGMILASTAAFFDPLTTNMASVAMLDIHLAFFTALGSLFYIYDKKNFSLLFFSLASTIKYSGLFLIPFLILFLYKKENDIIGAFFKVALAQLIVAIIVFLPYIIHFGPVWVISQFVSAIIWNTQSRPPGPPASTPIDWVFGLHSFYLSYNPDIPAKGLPFIYIPVFFASLLTFPVYFFKISENKNLEKFAGLSLLSFFFFFFYYITYFAGNKTLYSFYFTQISPIYYELFPLSILLFIGYYNISGFYYEKLKELAALFSKLVEKFEKHFRKNRNQAQVGSHITLLTGV; from the coding sequence ATGAATATAATCAAAAAAATTACGGACGCAAGAGGTTTAAAGCTTTTCATTATAGGTATTATTATTTGTTTAGTCCTTTCTGGATACAAATTTGAAAATGAATACAACATCGCAAAAAGCCAAAATTGGTATGTTAGCGATGAAATTTGGTACGTTCCAAGCTCGGTTTTGATTTTGAAAGATATTTTTCATTTGAATGCAACCTACGAGGTAAATAATTTAACAGGTCTAAATCTCTTCTTTTCTTCGTACCAAGGAATGCTTACATGCGAAAATTTTGTTTTGCAAAACGGCGGAGAAATCCTCAAAGGTGACTATATTAAAAATACAGCAATAGCTGTCGCAGTGCCAAATAACTTAGTAAAATCATTAGGCCAATGCAAAGACTTAACTGACATAATTCCCGGCTTTCCGCTTCCAGATACCTCAAACGTTAATACATATATAAATCCTGAGCATCCGCCGCTAGGTAAATACATAATTGCTTTAGCAATATACCTTTTAGGTGATAAACCTATATGTTGGAGATTGCCCGGTATTATAGAGGGTGCAGCTATAGTTATAATAGCTGCTTTAGCAGGATGGAGATTGGCTGGTATTTTTGGAATGATACTAGCTTCAACTGCCGCTTTCTTTGATCCATTAACAACTAACATGGCTTCTGTAGCAATGCTAGATATTCACCTAGCCTTTTTTACGGCACTTGGATCTCTCTTTTATATCTATGATAAGAAGAATTTTTCCCTATTGTTCTTTTCTCTTGCATCTACGATAAAATACAGTGGTCTGTTTCTGATTCCATTTTTAATATTATTTCTTTATAAAAAAGAAAATGATATAATAGGTGCATTTTTCAAGGTTGCACTAGCCCAGCTTATAGTTGCAATCATAGTTTTCCTACCATACATTATTCATTTTGGACCTGTATGGGTTATATCTCAATTCGTTTCAGCAATAATATGGAACACACAAAGCAGACCTCCAGGACCTCCTGCAAGCACTCCCATCGATTGGGTCTTTGGTTTGCACTCTTTTTACTTATCTTACAATCCAGACATCCCAGCTAAAGGACTTCCGTTCATATATATACCTGTCTTTTTTGCATCTCTTCTGACTTTTCCAGTATATTTCTTTAAAATTTCAGAGAACAAAAATCTGGAAAAATTCGCAGGGCTTTCATTGCTTTCTTTTTTCTTTTTCTTTTTCTACTATATTACATATTTTGCAGGAAACAAAACTCTTTATAGTTTTTACTTCACACAAATTTCTCCAATATATTATGAGCTTTTTCCCTTGTCTATTTTGCTGTTTATCGGGTACTATAACATTTCAGGATTTTATTATGAAAAATTAAAAGAGCTCGCGGCACTATTTAGTAAGTTAGTGGAGAAATTTGAAAAGCATTTTAGAAAAAATAGGAACCAAGCTCAGGTTGGTAGTCATATCACATTACTCACTGGAGTCTAG
- a CDS encoding Lrp/AsnC family transcriptional regulator, translating to MAKKEKNTIYQLDEIDLKILTHLSNSSKTSLNQLSNILGIPVSTVFARIKKLEEKGIIDKYTLSVDPKKLGFNVTAIINFSVEGSHIEEFEKQISNHPNVLFLYDITGDFDVIAVTRFRNIEELDYFIKNVLKNPYVKRTITNIALRVVKESYPHVPLLIE from the coding sequence ATGGCAAAAAAAGAGAAAAATACCATATATCAATTAGATGAAATAGATTTAAAAATACTGACGCATTTATCCAATAGTTCAAAGACAAGTTTAAACCAGCTATCAAACATTTTAGGAATCCCGGTTTCTACGGTTTTTGCTAGAATAAAAAAGCTCGAAGAAAAGGGGATTATTGATAAGTATACCTTAAGCGTTGATCCGAAAAAGCTCGGATTTAACGTGACTGCAATAATCAATTTCAGTGTAGAGGGCTCTCATATAGAAGAATTTGAGAAGCAGATATCAAATCATCCCAACGTTTTGTTTTTGTATGATATAACTGGAGATTTTGATGTCATTGCAGTAACAAGATTCAGAAACATAGAAGAACTCGATTACTTTATAAAAAACGTACTAAAAAATCCATATGTAAAAAGGACAATAACAAATATAGCATTAAGGGTTGTAAAAGAATCATATCCTCATGTTCCTTTGTTGATAGAGTAA
- a CDS encoding phosphoglycolate phosphatase — translation MDNLKRGVELINKLANIDSIATDVDGTITANRDGYFIPSEVIECIREIRKYNIMLIFVSANAFPVLYGLARYIGAKAIVSENGCIIASLNEHGREMNIYEICGRGYRELVSKIVSEMGDFLKESWQNDYRKYDFALIQKDNRVSHIELIQKIKKIVIKNGYDSKVNVNYSGYAFHITPKEGGKSVGLKKISEILGIELKNTLGIGDSYMDLEFIQLTGVKVAVRNADEDLKRNVDIITDEESGYGFAQICETIIDAKKLKLQSL, via the coding sequence GTGGATAATTTAAAAAGAGGTGTTGAGCTTATAAATAAGCTTGCAAATATTGATTCAATTGCTACTGATGTTGATGGAACTATTACCGCTAATAGAGACGGATATTTCATACCAAGTGAAGTTATAGAATGCATTAGAGAGATAAGAAAGTATAACATAATGCTCATATTTGTTTCAGCTAATGCTTTTCCAGTTTTGTATGGGTTGGCGAGATATATTGGTGCAAAAGCAATCGTTTCAGAAAATGGTTGCATTATTGCTTCATTAAATGAACATGGAAGAGAGATGAATATCTACGAAATTTGTGGGCGAGGATACAGAGAATTAGTTTCAAAAATTGTATCTGAAATGGGAGATTTCTTAAAAGAAAGCTGGCAGAATGATTATAGAAAATACGATTTTGCTCTTATTCAAAAAGATAATAGAGTATCTCATATAGAATTGATACAAAAAATTAAAAAAATCGTTATAAAAAACGGATATGACAGCAAGGTAAATGTTAATTATAGCGGTTACGCTTTTCATATTACTCCAAAAGAAGGTGGCAAGTCAGTTGGTCTAAAAAAGATTTCAGAAATTTTGGGAATTGAACTAAAAAATACTTTAGGAATTGGTGATAGTTATATGGATTTAGAATTCATTCAGCTAACTGGGGTAAAAGTTGCTGTTAGAAATGCAGACGAAGACCTTAAAAGGAACGTTGATATAATAACCGACGAAGAAAGCGGATATGGTTTCGCTCAGATATGCGAGACCATAATAGATGCAAAAAAATTAAAGCTTCAATCTCTTTAG
- a CDS encoding DHH family phosphoesterase, whose translation MRGIISHWDIDGIASAVILSINYGIPTRNIKLSSTIKIDKYFNEISKNKVQNVFITDLNPSFQIAENIIKIAEKKKIKLVWIDHHAWDEEAKNFLKTRGAEIIVDEKASCAAELVKNYLYGEQRPPSYIEDVLKLAIDDDTFSNKYEMTYKWRVLLRWGDWSIRYKTLESWIDGYIWPKWAQREFERIDLEYKKLIKSAIEASEYVQTEQGVIAFISSSEKLHPGDIVRELESEGKRPADLYVFIYDKGISLRSHKINVLQIASALGGGGHPYAAGISLIDDVQDKESIKSKIINLLKRLKL comes from the coding sequence ATGAGAGGTATAATTTCGCATTGGGACATAGATGGCATAGCTTCTGCCGTTATTCTTTCTATTAATTATGGAATTCCCACTAGAAACATTAAGCTTTCTAGCACTATAAAAATTGACAAATATTTCAATGAAATTAGTAAGAACAAAGTCCAGAATGTTTTTATTACTGATTTAAATCCCAGTTTTCAAATAGCTGAAAACATCATCAAAATTGCAGAAAAAAAGAAGATAAAGCTGGTATGGATAGATCATCATGCTTGGGATGAAGAAGCGAAAAATTTTTTAAAAACGCGGGGGGCTGAAATCATCGTAGATGAGAAAGCTTCTTGCGCTGCTGAGCTGGTAAAAAATTACTTATATGGCGAGCAACGTCCTCCATCGTATATTGAAGATGTACTTAAATTAGCTATTGATGATGATACTTTCTCCAATAAATATGAAATGACATACAAGTGGAGGGTGTTGCTAAGGTGGGGTGATTGGAGTATAAGATATAAAACACTCGAAAGCTGGATTGATGGTTATATTTGGCCTAAATGGGCTCAGAGGGAGTTTGAAAGAATCGATCTCGAGTACAAAAAATTGATAAAAAGTGCAATTGAAGCTTCAGAATATGTTCAAACTGAGCAAGGAGTTATAGCCTTTATAAGTTCAAGTGAAAAATTACATCCAGGCGATATAGTTAGAGAGTTAGAAAGTGAGGGAAAAAGACCGGCTGATCTTTATGTATTTATTTATGATAAGGGAATTTCTTTAAGAAGCCATAAAATAAATGTGCTACAGATAGCTTCAGCTTTAGGAGGAGGTGGGCATCCATATGCTGCAGGAATTTCGCTTATTGATGATGTTCAAGACAAAGAGTCGATTAAATCAAAAATAATTAATCTTCTAAAGAGATTGAAGCTTTAA
- a CDS encoding NAD-dependent epimerase/dehydratase family protein, producing MTRALVIGANGQIGFELVPVLRKLYGSENVIAGYYPEKIDIKLEAPREYIDVLNVDLVESVVKKYDVDEIYNLAAILSATGEKNPQLAFKTNLLGVFNVLEVARKYGTRVFWPSSIAVFGPTTPKYSTPQHTIIEPTTMYGITKYAGELLSRYYVNKYDLDVRGVRWPGIISSEALPGGGTTDYAVEIFYYAIEGKKYTCYLHEDTMLPMMYMPDAIKSIIQLMNADKSKLETFVGYNVSAFSFTPKQLEKEIKKYIPEFQVEYKPDYRQQIADSWPRTIDDCVARKEWGWSPEWVFESMVKDMLMKISKKLGKSINIK from the coding sequence TTGACGAGAGCTTTAGTTATAGGAGCTAACGGACAAATAGGCTTTGAGCTTGTGCCGGTACTTAGAAAGCTTTATGGTTCAGAAAATGTAATTGCTGGATATTATCCTGAAAAAATTGATATTAAACTAGAAGCTCCTCGCGAATATATAGATGTTTTGAATGTAGACTTAGTTGAATCAGTAGTGAAGAAATATGATGTAGACGAAATTTATAATCTCGCTGCAATATTGTCTGCTACTGGTGAAAAAAATCCACAGCTAGCTTTTAAGACAAATTTATTGGGAGTTTTTAATGTACTTGAAGTAGCTAGAAAATACGGAACAAGAGTCTTTTGGCCGAGTTCTATTGCAGTGTTCGGTCCGACTACTCCGAAGTATAGCACTCCACAGCACACAATAATAGAGCCCACAACCATGTACGGAATAACAAAATACGCAGGCGAGCTACTATCACGATATTACGTCAACAAATACGACCTTGATGTAAGAGGAGTTAGATGGCCGGGAATAATTAGTAGCGAAGCCCTCCCAGGAGGGGGGACTACTGATTATGCTGTTGAAATCTTTTACTATGCGATCGAAGGGAAGAAATATACCTGTTATCTTCATGAAGATACGATGCTTCCTATGATGTATATGCCTGATGCAATAAAGTCCATAATTCAGCTCATGAATGCAGATAAGTCAAAATTGGAAACATTTGTCGGCTATAATGTCTCAGCATTTAGCTTTACGCCAAAACAGCTTGAAAAAGAAATAAAGAAATATATACCAGAATTTCAAGTAGAATACAAGCCGGATTATAGGCAACAAATAGCTGACTCTTGGCCTAGAACTATCGACGACTGTGTCGCGAGGAAAGAATGGGGTTGGAGTCCTGAGTGGGTCTTTGAATCCATGGTAAAGGATATGTTAATGAAGATATCAAAAAAGCTAGGAAAAAGCATTAACATAAAGTGA
- a CDS encoding aminotransferase class I/II-fold pyridoxal phosphate-dependent enzyme: protein MAKGWVKDLYGKRLKELLERGEYWEIKKLMGPTGPHAIVEGKEVIMFATNNYLNLANDQRLKQAAVEAIEKYGWGPGAVWAIAGFHEILSELEKKIAEFKRTEAGIFFPTGYATNVGTIPTLVETGDLILSDQLNHGSIIDGIRLSRAEKIVYNHCDVADLEDKLRKAHGKYNKILIITDGVFSMDGDIAPLKDISKLAEEYNAIVYVDDAHGEGVLGEGRGTPAHFGVDDKIDIHMGTFSKALGSSGGMVGSDREIIEYVRNTARSWLLSTGPSPGAIAANLKALEIVMSQEGKERVRRLHENANYFRKELQSIGFNTGKSETPMIPVIIGDTKKARELAKALFDDGIFVVPIVYPMVPRGTERTRNEVSAGHTREDLDKTLAAYEKWGKKLGII from the coding sequence TTGGCTAAAGGTTGGGTAAAAGACCTTTATGGTAAGAGACTTAAGGAGCTCCTTGAAAGAGGAGAATATTGGGAAATTAAAAAGCTAATGGGACCTACAGGTCCTCATGCTATTGTTGAAGGAAAAGAAGTAATTATGTTCGCAACGAACAATTACCTCAATCTTGCAAATGATCAAAGGCTGAAGCAAGCAGCCGTTGAAGCAATAGAAAAATATGGGTGGGGGCCTGGTGCGGTATGGGCTATAGCTGGTTTTCATGAAATTTTGTCAGAATTGGAAAAAAAGATAGCAGAATTCAAAAGAACTGAAGCTGGTATTTTCTTTCCGACAGGCTATGCTACGAATGTAGGAACGATTCCAACGTTGGTAGAAACTGGAGACCTCATTTTATCGGATCAGCTTAATCACGGAAGTATAATAGATGGAATTAGGCTTTCTAGAGCAGAAAAAATCGTTTACAATCATTGTGATGTAGCCGATTTAGAAGATAAACTTCGCAAAGCTCATGGAAAATACAACAAGATACTAATCATAACCGATGGTGTATTTTCTATGGACGGAGATATTGCTCCTCTCAAAGATATATCTAAGCTTGCTGAAGAGTACAATGCCATAGTTTATGTTGATGATGCCCATGGAGAAGGTGTGCTAGGTGAAGGAAGAGGAACTCCTGCTCATTTTGGAGTTGACGACAAAATTGATATTCATATGGGAACTTTTTCAAAGGCTCTAGGATCATCGGGAGGAATGGTAGGTTCAGACAGAGAGATAATAGAATATGTAAGAAATACAGCCAGATCTTGGCTTTTGAGCACTGGACCATCTCCAGGTGCTATAGCTGCAAATCTCAAAGCTTTAGAAATAGTGATGAGCCAAGAAGGAAAGGAAAGAGTGAGAAGGCTCCATGAGAATGCAAATTACTTTAGAAAAGAGCTACAATCCATAGGCTTCAACACGGGAAAGAGTGAAACTCCGATGATTCCCGTAATAATTGGAGATACTAAAAAGGCTAGAGAGCTTGCTAAAGCTTTATTCGACGACGGCATATTTGTAGTGCCAATAGTCTATCCGATGGTGCCAAGAGGCACAGAGAGGACCAGAAATGAAGTCAGCGCTGGACATACCAGAGAGGACCTAGACAAAACTCTTGCGGCATATGAAAAGTGGGGCAAAAAACTTGGCATAATATAA